In Zingiber officinale cultivar Zhangliang chromosome 1A, Zo_v1.1, whole genome shotgun sequence, a genomic segment contains:
- the LOC122033759 gene encoding uncharacterized protein LOC122033759, with the protein MEKTMEKTTGSGGKGPASTSAAASASAGSRNPLRESRNKSSVKRPASSSDPDLSKSKTPSSSSLAIAAKDHPHLPPDPAPTASTRPFSLPDSAGILPPSPYGFRNLERRTIVLSDASVRSYFALPLDAPVNPAADRLPFGRQGFVLGPEPNPRLGLESHLHLPPGRRLSPEGFRQPPPYVRGPDLRSDYWDSLGLDGPRSIPDGSSGPLSLKRRYGDEDEFLPHRQPFMQHGNLNGIPIAPSGSSGSRMNFLEGSQFGWDAHDELSMSKQARLIEEGHELPPKRVRPNEVPPAVTDVDPHALRKAFLRFSKMINESPDQRKKYLNGGKDGPLPCVVCRRASKGFAEVHSLVMHTYNAQNADLRVDHLGLHKALCVLMGWNYKESPENSKAYQLLSADEAQANRDDLILWPPTVVLHNTSSGRKKDGHVEGMGNKEIDNRLKEMGFTNCKAKSIYGKGGHTGITVVKFAKSQAGLKEAERLAEHFEKENHGRRGWAHVQDSLSAHDEKNPALVKVDGKNVEHRILYGYLGSAADLEKMDQEMRKKTDINSRRDLDLRN; encoded by the exons ATGGAGAAGACCATGGAGAAGACCACAGGATCGGGAGGCAAAGGGCCCGCCTCCACCTCCGCAGCAGCTTCTGCGTCCGCCGGCAGCCGGAACCCACTGCGGGAGTCGAGAAACAAGTCCTCCGTGAAACGCCCTGCCTCGTCCTCCGATCCCGATCTTTCCAAATCCAAAACGCCCTCCTCCTCATCCCTTGCCATCGCTGCCAAGGACCACCCACACTTGCCTCCTGACCCCGCTCCCACCGCTAGCACCCGCCCCTTCTCTCTCCCCGACTCCGCTGGGATCCTTCCCCCTTCTCCCTACGGTTTCCGCAACCTCGAGCGGCGCACCATTGTTCTCTCCGATGCCAGCGTCCGATCCTACTTCGCTTTGCCGCTAGATGCGCCAGTTAATCCTGCTGCTGATAGGTTACCGTTCGGCCGGCAGGGTTTTGTTCTCGGGCCGGAGCCTAACCCACGATTAGGCTTGGAAAGTCACTTACATCTACCTCCGGGTAGGAGGCTTAGTCCCGAAGGCTTCCGCCAGCCACCTCCCTATGTCCGTGGTCCTGATCTGCGGAGCGACTACTGGGATTCTCTCGGGCTTGATGGTCCTCGGAGTATTCCAGATGGTTCGAGCGGACCTTTATCTCTGAAACGGAGGTACGGTGATGAAGATGAGTTTCTGCCGCACAGGCAACCGTTCATGCAGCATGGTAATCTTAACGGGATTCCTATTGCTCCTTCTGGATCTAGTGGAAGCCGCATGAACTTCTTGGAAGGCAGTCAATTTGGTTGGGATGCGCATGATGAACTGAGTATGTCGAAGCAGGCTAGGTTGATCGAAGAAGGTCATGAATTGCCTCCAAAGAGGGTTCGCCCTAACGAAGTGCCTCCTGCAGTTACGGATGTTGATCCTCATGCTCTGAGGAAGGCTTTCCTTAGATTCTCAAAGATGATAAATGAGTCTCCCGATCAGAGAAAGAAGTATTTGAACGGTGGGAAAGATGGACCTCTGCCATGCGTGGTTTGTAGGAG GGCCTCCAAAGGCTTTGCTGAAGTGCATTCGCTTGTCATGCACACATACAACGCACAAAATGCTGATTTGCGTGTTGATCATCTTGGGTTACACAAGGCGTTGTGCGTTCTCATGGGTTGGAATTACAAAGAGTCCCCTGAAAACTCAAAGGCATATCAGTTACTCTCTGCCGATGAGGCTCAAGCGAACAGGGACGACCTTATTTTATGGCCCCCTACAGTTGTACTTCATAATACAAGTTCAGGAAGGAAAAAAGATGGCCACGTTGAGGGTATGGGTAATAAAGAGATAGATAATAGACTTAAAG AGATGGGTTTCACTAACTGCAAGGCCAAGTCAATATATGGGAAGGGAGGTCACACGGGTATAACAGTTGTGAAATTTGCCAAAAGTCAAGCTGGTTTGAAGGAGGCTGAGCGCCTTGCTGAACACTTCGAGAAAGAAAACCATGGCCGTAGAGGCTGGGCACATGTCCAAGATTCACTCTCCGCCCACGACGAGAAGAATCCTGCCCTAGTTAAGGTCGATGGGAAGAACGTTGAGCATCGGATCCTGTATGGATATCTGGGAAGCGCAGCAGACCTCGAGAAAATGGATCAGGAAATGAGGAAAAAGACTGACATCAACAGCAGAAGAGATTTGGATTTACGTAACTAG